A stretch of the Paenibacillus dendritiformis genome encodes the following:
- a CDS encoding MFS transporter produces MRIWHDFNVFVKIPGAWLLVLTLFLYGIGTGILAPMNAVYLQESVHLGKIEIVSIFAISLFSNMVLTITVGIVSDRIKRKKTIPMIASLLCIGGLLIYMKADGYATALVGMALATAPSGMIMGQLFAMARNHFTRLAPGVVEIAQIWLRATYSVGFFTGLLLGANLYLAATFQGVLWGNLAGYAALFLLLLFYREITASPLTAKKSGAGEPFSLIMLFAILLLSCADAIRGLYLPLVVHELFRDPRLMSYIWSTQAVFELLFMTMAGYWAATYGSKRILLLGSGFALMTYLTYSMSGSLPVFFLVQPLYSFFVSVLYGVGMGYVQRMFIHRAGFGASLYVFISQTASLIGYFLPLLIEGVSPTIFWIPSLLIAASMGLMIKVLYTDRRLNRGQQLTM; encoded by the coding sequence ATGCGGATATGGCATGATTTCAATGTGTTTGTCAAAATTCCGGGAGCTTGGCTGCTCGTGCTCACCCTTTTCCTGTACGGAATCGGTACCGGGATTCTCGCTCCGATGAACGCGGTCTATTTGCAGGAATCGGTGCATCTGGGCAAAATCGAGATCGTCTCGATTTTCGCCATCTCGCTCTTCTCCAATATGGTGCTGACGATTACGGTCGGCATCGTAAGCGACCGCATCAAGCGGAAGAAGACGATTCCGATGATCGCTTCCCTGCTGTGCATCGGCGGCCTGCTCATCTATATGAAGGCGGACGGCTACGCCACGGCCCTCGTCGGAATGGCGCTCGCTACCGCGCCTTCGGGCATGATTATGGGGCAATTGTTCGCGATGGCGCGCAATCATTTCACGCGCCTCGCGCCCGGCGTCGTCGAGATCGCGCAGATCTGGCTCCGCGCCACGTACAGCGTCGGCTTCTTCACCGGCCTGCTGCTCGGCGCCAATCTGTATCTGGCCGCCACGTTCCAGGGCGTCCTGTGGGGCAATCTGGCGGGCTATGCCGCCTTGTTCCTGCTGCTGCTGTTCTACCGGGAGATCACGGCCTCGCCGCTGACCGCCAAGAAGTCCGGGGCAGGGGAGCCGTTCTCCCTCATTATGCTGTTCGCCATCCTGCTGCTCTCCTGCGCGGACGCGATCCGGGGCTTGTATCTCCCGCTCGTCGTGCACGAGCTGTTCCGCGATCCCCGGCTCATGTCCTACATCTGGAGCACGCAAGCCGTCTTCGAGCTGCTGTTCATGACGATGGCCGGATACTGGGCGGCCACATACGGGAGCAAGCGGATACTGCTGCTCGGCAGCGGCTTCGCGCTGATGACGTATCTGACGTACAGCATGAGCGGATCGCTGCCTGTCTTTTTCCTGGTGCAGCCGCTCTATTCCTTCTTTGTCTCGGTGCTGTACGGCGTCGGGATGGGCTATGTGCAGCGCATGTTCATCCATCGGGCAGGCTTCGGGGCCAGTCTCTATGTGTTCATCTCGCAAACCGCTTCCTTGATCGGATATTTTCTGCCGCTCCTGATCGAAGGAGTCTCGCCAACGATTTTCTGGATTCCGTCGCTGCTTATCGCCGCCTCGATGGGACTGATGATCAAGGTGCTGTATACGGATCGGAGGCTGAACCGGGGGCAGCAGCTCACGATGTAA
- a CDS encoding carbohydrate ABC transporter permease — translation MRNLRSEKAGYLFILPWFLGLLLFTLGPMLFSFVLSFSKWDIITGIQSIEFVGLDNFAAIFQDELFYQSLKVTFIFALVSVPLYQMMSLLIAMLLNMRARGMKFFRLIFFMPSVIPAVAVSMMWIMIFNPEYGILNRALAWFGIEGPAWLQDPKYALGALIVMGIWGIGNTIIIYLSGLQGVPEELYEAAELDGAGRLRRFASVTIPMISPTIFFNLIMGIIGGFQYFTQAFVMTNGGPLNSTLFYNLYLYNKAFVSYEMGYASALSWILFAIILIFTLIVIRSSSMWVYYHGDDERD, via the coding sequence ATGCGCAACTTACGCTCGGAGAAGGCAGGGTATTTATTTATTCTCCCCTGGTTTTTGGGTTTGCTCTTGTTTACATTGGGGCCGATGCTATTTTCATTTGTCCTTTCCTTCAGCAAGTGGGACATCATTACCGGGATCCAGTCGATCGAATTTGTGGGGCTGGATAATTTCGCGGCCATCTTCCAGGATGAGCTGTTCTATCAGTCCTTAAAAGTCACGTTTATCTTTGCCCTCGTCTCGGTGCCGTTATATCAGATGATGTCGCTATTGATTGCGATGCTGCTCAATATGAGAGCGCGCGGCATGAAGTTTTTCCGCTTGATCTTTTTCATGCCGTCCGTCATCCCGGCGGTGGCGGTATCGATGATGTGGATTATGATCTTCAACCCGGAATACGGAATCCTGAACCGGGCGCTGGCCTGGTTCGGCATCGAGGGACCGGCCTGGCTGCAGGATCCGAAGTATGCCCTCGGCGCCTTGATCGTGATGGGCATCTGGGGCATCGGCAATACGATCATCATTTATTTGTCCGGCCTGCAGGGGGTGCCCGAGGAACTGTACGAAGCGGCCGAGCTGGATGGGGCCGGGCGGCTCCGCCGGTTTGCCAGCGTTACGATCCCGATGATTTCCCCGACGATCTTCTTCAACCTGATTATGGGCATCATCGGCGGGTTCCAATACTTTACTCAGGCCTTCGTGATGACGAACGGCGGCCCGCTCAACTCGACGCTGTTCTATAACTTGTATTTGTATAACAAAGCATTCGTCAGCTATGAGATGGGATACGCCTCCGCATTATCGTGGATCTTGTTCGCCATCATCCTCATATTTACATTGATTGTCATTCGAAGCTCTTCCATGTGGGTGTACTACCACGGCGACGACGAGCGGGATTAA
- a CDS encoding ABC transporter substrate-binding protein — translation MKKWSAALVLTLIVSLLASACSSGGNSTQGADGGKAADVVELKFTTWGELSGDSVEAKLAEEFNNTHPNIKVTFEPVPGDGYATKLTTSLASGQAPDVFLIGEGDYFKYVDKGVVEPLDEYIQSDSAFNADIFQPDLLSMGKIDGKLYYLPKDFNPLALWYNKRMFDEANIPYPTNDWTWDDMINAAKQLTKKDDKGKIKEFGFNATKWEYPIYIYLWLHGADIGNEDGTKAEGYMNSDKTIAAMESYIALSKGDDRVSPTPQDTETMGGDSSMFMTDKLAMMITGRWVKTDLDKSDVQYGSALIPAGPDGERASIIAAAGWAMNANGKHKKEAYELMKWLSGTEAQKARSEGGKVLPATVAELDEVKKTEVVDKPVIEMMDFAKKPISMRSANAPIFTEQFNKAVERILLGDATVKVALDQAAKEVDSKIGK, via the coding sequence ATGAAAAAATGGTCTGCAGCTCTCGTACTTACTCTGATTGTAAGCCTGTTGGCAAGCGCCTGCTCGTCAGGCGGGAATTCCACCCAAGGAGCGGACGGAGGCAAGGCCGCGGATGTCGTCGAACTGAAGTTCACGACCTGGGGCGAATTAAGCGGCGATTCGGTGGAAGCGAAGCTTGCCGAGGAATTCAACAACACCCATCCGAACATCAAGGTTACGTTCGAGCCGGTGCCGGGCGACGGCTATGCCACCAAACTAACGACCTCGCTGGCTTCGGGGCAAGCGCCGGACGTATTTCTGATTGGGGAAGGCGATTACTTCAAATATGTGGACAAGGGCGTCGTTGAGCCGCTGGACGAGTACATCCAGAGTGACAGCGCCTTCAATGCGGATATCTTCCAGCCGGATTTGTTGAGCATGGGGAAGATCGACGGCAAGCTGTACTATTTGCCGAAGGATTTCAACCCGCTGGCGCTCTGGTACAACAAGCGCATGTTCGACGAAGCGAACATTCCATACCCGACGAACGACTGGACATGGGATGACATGATCAATGCCGCGAAGCAGTTAACGAAAAAAGACGATAAAGGCAAAATCAAAGAATTCGGCTTCAATGCGACCAAATGGGAATATCCGATCTACATCTATCTGTGGCTGCATGGTGCGGACATCGGGAACGAGGATGGAACGAAGGCGGAAGGCTACATGAACAGCGACAAGACGATCGCCGCGATGGAGAGCTATATCGCCCTATCCAAGGGCGATGATCGCGTGTCGCCGACGCCGCAGGATACCGAGACGATGGGCGGAGACTCCTCTATGTTCATGACGGACAAGCTGGCGATGATGATTACCGGCCGCTGGGTGAAGACCGACCTGGACAAATCAGACGTGCAGTATGGATCGGCCTTGATTCCGGCAGGTCCTGACGGCGAGCGCGCAAGCATCATTGCCGCGGCGGGCTGGGCGATGAATGCGAACGGCAAGCATAAGAAGGAAGCGTACGAGCTGATGAAGTGGCTGTCCGGAACGGAAGCGCAGAAGGCGCGTTCGGAGGGCGGCAAGGTTCTTCCGGCGACCGTCGCGGAATTGGATGAAGTGAAAAAGACGGAAGTGGTGGACAAGCCGGTTATCGAAATGATGGATTTCGCCAAAAAGCCAATCTCCATGCGTTCCGCCAACGCGCCGATCTTCACGGAGCAGTTCAACAAAGCCGTCGAGCGGATCCTGCTGGGCGACGCGACGGTCAAGGTAGCGCTGGATCAGGCCGCCAAGGAAGTGGACAGCAAGATCGGCAAATAA
- a CDS encoding Rpn family recombination-promoting nuclease/putative transposase, which produces MRVANRRQTERLNPKNDFLFKRLFGEEEGKPLLISLLNAILRREGAPQITDVSILEDTKLAREIIEDKEAVLDILCEVDGREKVNVEMQVRRFVRMDYRSLFYVGKLLTESLHYGEPYDRMQRSIGINILDHYYLPLEKYHSTFHLYEDDDRHYMLTDILELHFIECPKFRQLPFDLHDPLHRWLRFLEQKATAEQLEELMMLDKVFKEAEDRLARLASDAETRRRYALREKALHDRASLLQDAHTAGFQEGIEQGIEQGIYQTARNMLKEGLETTFISRITGLDAAQLECVKETMLLEPKSNGTSVN; this is translated from the coding sequence GTGAGAGTCGCCAATAGACGGCAAACGGAAAGACTTAATCCGAAAAACGATTTTTTGTTCAAACGGTTGTTTGGCGAGGAGGAAGGGAAGCCGCTTCTAATAAGCTTGCTCAATGCGATACTCCGCCGTGAAGGCGCTCCCCAGATCACCGATGTGTCGATACTGGAGGATACGAAGCTCGCCCGGGAGATAATAGAAGATAAGGAAGCCGTTCTCGATATATTATGCGAAGTCGATGGCCGCGAAAAAGTGAATGTCGAAATGCAAGTGCGCCGCTTTGTGCGTATGGATTACCGGAGCCTGTTCTATGTGGGCAAGCTGCTGACCGAGTCGCTTCACTATGGCGAACCTTATGATCGCATGCAGCGCTCCATTGGAATCAATATTCTCGACCACTACTATCTTCCGCTAGAAAAATATCACAGCACCTTTCATTTATATGAAGACGATGATCGCCACTATATGCTGACAGATATTTTGGAGCTCCATTTTATCGAATGCCCGAAATTCCGGCAGTTGCCCTTTGACCTCCATGATCCGCTGCATCGCTGGCTGCGGTTTTTGGAACAGAAGGCCACTGCCGAACAATTGGAGGAGTTGATGATGTTGGATAAGGTATTCAAGGAAGCCGAGGACCGTCTAGCCCGCTTGGCTAGCGACGCGGAGACGCGCCGGCGCTATGCCCTGCGGGAAAAGGCCTTGCATGATCGCGCCAGCCTCCTGCAGGATGCGCATACGGCCGGGTTCCAGGAAGGGATCGAGCAGGGTATTGAACAAGGAATATATCAAACGGCACGAAACATGCTGAAGGAAGGGCTGGAGACGACCTTCATTAGCCGCATCACAGGACTTGATGCCGCACAGCTTGAATGTGTGAAGGAAACGATGCTGCTTGAGCCTAAGTCGAACGGAACATCGGTGAATTGA
- a CDS encoding carbohydrate ABC transporter permease has translation MQASRHKTDISRLLSLFLLIVGAAIVLAPLLWTVSTSLKTPAEVFMDSFLPKRWRWDNYANAVTAIPFFLFLKNTLIILIPVMIGTVFSAALCAYGFARFRFKGKKLLFLILLATMMLPGQVTMIPMFILFKELGWVDTFLPLIVPAFFGGGAFNIFLIRQFMRGIPRDLDEAAFVDGASRWTIFTRVMLPLCKPPLIAVSIFTFMGVWNDFQGPLIYLNTTEKYTLALGLSMFKGLYNVEWNMLMAATVLIMLPALIVFFFAQKYFIEGISLSSAMKG, from the coding sequence ATGCAAGCCTCACGCCACAAAACCGACATCTCGCGTCTTCTATCCTTATTTCTGCTCATCGTCGGGGCGGCGATCGTATTGGCGCCGCTTCTCTGGACGGTGTCCACTTCCTTGAAGACGCCCGCCGAAGTGTTTATGGATTCGTTTTTGCCGAAGCGATGGAGATGGGACAATTATGCCAATGCGGTTACCGCCATCCCCTTTTTCCTGTTCTTGAAAAACACACTCATCATTTTGATCCCGGTCATGATCGGAACGGTCTTTTCCGCGGCGTTGTGCGCTTACGGATTCGCCCGCTTCCGGTTCAAGGGGAAGAAGCTTCTCTTCCTCATCCTGCTGGCGACGATGATGCTGCCGGGCCAGGTCACGATGATCCCGATGTTTATCCTATTCAAAGAGCTGGGCTGGGTCGATACCTTTCTGCCCCTCATTGTCCCGGCCTTTTTCGGCGGCGGCGCCTTCAACATCTTCCTCATCCGCCAGTTCATGCGCGGCATCCCCCGGGATCTGGATGAGGCCGCCTTCGTGGACGGGGCATCGCGCTGGACGATCTTCACGCGCGTGATGCTGCCGCTGTGCAAGCCGCCGCTGATCGCCGTGTCCATTTTCACGTTTATGGGAGTATGGAACGACTTTCAGGGGCCGCTGATTTACTTGAATACGACGGAAAAATATACGCTGGCGTTGGGCTTGTCCATGTTCAAGGGCTTGTATAACGTCGAGTGGAATATGCTGATGGCCGCGACCGTGCTCATTATGCTGCCGGCCCTTATCGTATTTTTCTTCGCGCAGAAATATTTCATCGAAGGCATCTCCCTCTCTTCTGCGATGAAAGGATGA
- a CDS encoding glycoside hydrolase family 65 protein has translation MLAYRNTSQPDMKQWSFTEMEFNPLAQGKCESIMSLGNGYMGLRSATEEAYIGQTRNLFVNGTFNRFDEFEVTELPNAADVTRLDIYIDGERFSLDTGKTAEYARSLNMRDAELTRSFVWENRAGKRVRFAFRRFVSLDNLHLIGMKLELTPLDEDISLRIASGIDAQLGNSGSQHFHEGEKRIFDKTVMQLIQTTTESKVDFVLHAAHRFSLEGRPLPIEPKMEIERRKMAMEYACEIPAGLTFELQKLASVHTSRDAGHAAGYDLSVMREQAREEIGQALAAGYDALFERHRQAWAEVWDKYRFRIESKHEFDLLALRFAVYHLVAMTPAHDNRMGIGAKGLSGEGYKGHSFWDTEIFILPFYIYSDPDVARKLLEYRYQGLEGARRKAKENGYEGAMYPWEAAWPTDGEVTPVWGAVDIVTGKQTKIWSGFIEQHITSDIAYAVWHYYQATGDRDFMERCGYEMILDTAKFWASRLEWNEALARYEINEVIGPDEYKEHVNNNAFTNYMAHFNMELAIRYCELVKREHPELFRGLNERLDLDSAYADWKQKIGRIYLPQPNEDGVIPQDDTYLQKQVIDLAKYKAQQKVGTLFEDYNLDQVNEIQVSKQADIMMLFYLLEHRFSAHLKRANYNYYEPKTLHDSSLSYSTHCILANDFEDSRLAYKLFRKAAEIDLGPHMHSSDAGIHSASLGGVWQCVVMGFAGIRMLDGALHLNPRLPQEWERLTFPLYWKNARLNVDITHDALRVSTDANEELTLVIRGMEKSFLNRLEIHL, from the coding sequence ATGCTTGCGTACCGCAACACATCGCAACCGGACATGAAGCAATGGAGCTTCACCGAGATGGAATTCAACCCGCTGGCTCAAGGCAAGTGCGAATCGATTATGTCGCTGGGGAACGGCTATATGGGGCTGCGTTCCGCGACGGAGGAAGCATACATCGGCCAGACCCGCAATCTGTTCGTCAACGGAACATTCAACCGGTTCGACGAGTTCGAGGTGACCGAGCTCCCGAATGCGGCCGACGTTACCCGGCTCGATATCTATATCGATGGCGAGCGCTTCAGCCTCGACACGGGCAAGACGGCGGAATACGCCCGCAGCCTGAATATGCGCGATGCCGAGCTGACCCGTTCGTTCGTCTGGGAGAACCGGGCAGGCAAGCGGGTGCGCTTTGCCTTTCGCCGCTTCGTCTCGCTCGACAACCTTCACCTTATCGGGATGAAGCTGGAATTGACGCCGCTTGATGAGGATATTTCGCTCCGCATCGCATCCGGCATCGACGCCCAGCTCGGCAATTCGGGCAGTCAGCATTTCCATGAAGGGGAGAAGCGCATCTTCGATAAGACGGTAATGCAATTGATCCAGACGACGACCGAATCGAAGGTGGACTTCGTCCTCCATGCGGCTCACCGCTTCAGCCTGGAGGGCCGGCCGCTCCCTATCGAGCCCAAGATGGAGATCGAACGCCGCAAAATGGCGATGGAGTACGCATGCGAAATCCCTGCCGGCCTCACCTTCGAACTGCAGAAGCTGGCGAGCGTTCACACGAGCAGAGATGCCGGGCATGCGGCGGGTTATGATTTGTCCGTCATGCGGGAGCAAGCCCGCGAAGAGATCGGGCAGGCGCTTGCCGCGGGGTATGACGCCTTGTTCGAGCGCCACCGGCAAGCCTGGGCCGAGGTGTGGGACAAGTACCGATTCCGGATTGAATCGAAGCATGAGTTCGACCTGCTGGCGCTCCGCTTCGCGGTCTATCATCTCGTAGCCATGACTCCGGCGCACGACAACCGGATGGGCATCGGGGCGAAGGGATTGAGCGGCGAAGGGTATAAGGGGCATTCGTTCTGGGACACGGAGATTTTCATTCTGCCGTTCTATATTTACAGCGATCCGGATGTGGCGCGCAAGCTGCTCGAATACCGTTATCAGGGGCTGGAGGGCGCACGGCGCAAAGCGAAGGAGAACGGCTACGAAGGCGCAATGTATCCATGGGAGGCCGCGTGGCCGACCGACGGGGAGGTGACGCCGGTATGGGGCGCCGTGGACATCGTGACCGGGAAGCAGACGAAGATATGGTCCGGCTTCATCGAGCAGCATATCACCTCGGATATCGCATACGCCGTCTGGCATTATTACCAGGCGACCGGCGACCGGGACTTTATGGAACGCTGCGGCTACGAGATGATTTTGGATACGGCGAAATTCTGGGCCAGCCGTCTGGAATGGAATGAAGCGCTCGCCCGCTATGAGATAAATGAAGTGATAGGGCCGGATGAGTACAAGGAGCATGTCAACAACAACGCGTTTACGAACTATATGGCTCACTTCAATATGGAATTGGCGATACGATACTGCGAACTCGTGAAGCGGGAGCATCCGGAGTTGTTCCGGGGCCTGAATGAGCGGCTCGATCTGGATAGCGCCTATGCGGACTGGAAGCAGAAGATCGGGCGAATCTATTTGCCGCAGCCGAACGAAGACGGCGTCATTCCGCAGGACGATACGTATTTGCAGAAGCAAGTCATCGATCTGGCGAAATACAAGGCGCAGCAGAAGGTCGGCACGCTGTTCGAAGATTACAATCTGGATCAGGTCAATGAGATTCAAGTGTCGAAGCAGGCGGACATCATGATGCTGTTCTACTTGCTGGAACATAGATTTTCCGCCCATTTGAAGCGCGCCAATTACAATTATTATGAGCCGAAGACGCTGCACGACTCTTCGCTCTCGTATTCCACGCACTGCATTTTGGCTAACGATTTCGAGGACAGCCGGCTTGCCTATAAGCTGTTCCGCAAGGCGGCCGAGATTGACCTGGGCCCCCATATGCACTCCTCCGATGCGGGCATTCATTCCGCTTCGCTGGGCGGGGTGTGGCAATGCGTCGTGATGGGCTTCGCCGGCATTCGGATGCTCGACGGCGCGCTCCATCTGAATCCGAGGCTGCCGCAGGAGTGGGAGCGCCTAACCTTCCCGCTGTACTGGAAGAATGCGCGCTTGAATGTGGACATTACGCATGATGCGCTGCGGGTCTCCACCGACGCAAATGAGGAACTGACACTGGTCATCCGCGGCATGGAAAAGAGCTTTCTCAACCGGCTTGAAATTCATTTATAA
- a CDS encoding LacI family DNA-binding transcriptional regulator codes for MVSIKDVARHANVSVTVVSKTLNGYSDVSEETKKKVMKAVEELNYSPNMVAKNLKQKVTKSIALIFSNFERSSGKDGVIFQIMSGIYEAAMNYKYEVVIYTRSLSEQQDKSYWQFCKEHKLSGAIITGLKTTDPYFLEIVDSNFPCVVIDADIVGEYTGSIMTDNVKAARHAVQHLIDCGHRRIGMINGHDFAVVSKQRHEGYVQALEAKAIPYDPASVVHADYSEGMAYDIADRYVKENPEMTAVFCASDLMAIGFMKRCRELGIRIPEDLSVIGFDDIVLSDYTTPRLTTIRQNFKGIAMAAFDHAVQIIEHKERGKHITISYERIDRESVRML; via the coding sequence GTGGTGTCAATTAAAGATGTGGCAAGGCATGCGAACGTATCGGTGACCGTCGTATCGAAAACATTGAACGGATATTCCGACGTTAGCGAGGAAACGAAGAAGAAAGTGATGAAGGCCGTGGAGGAATTGAACTATTCCCCGAATATGGTGGCCAAAAATTTAAAGCAAAAGGTAACGAAATCGATTGCACTGATCTTCTCCAACTTCGAGCGCTCCAGCGGCAAGGACGGCGTCATTTTTCAAATTATGAGCGGTATCTACGAAGCAGCGATGAACTATAAGTATGAGGTCGTCATCTATACGCGCAGTTTATCGGAGCAGCAGGACAAGTCATATTGGCAATTTTGCAAGGAGCATAAGCTGTCCGGCGCGATCATTACCGGTCTGAAGACGACAGACCCCTACTTCCTTGAAATTGTGGACAGCAATTTCCCTTGTGTCGTCATCGATGCGGATATCGTGGGAGAGTATACGGGCTCGATAATGACGGATAATGTGAAGGCGGCCCGGCATGCGGTACAGCATTTGATCGATTGCGGGCACCGGCGGATCGGCATGATCAACGGCCATGACTTCGCTGTCGTCAGCAAGCAGCGGCATGAAGGCTACGTCCAGGCACTGGAGGCCAAGGCAATCCCGTACGATCCGGCATCGGTAGTCCATGCGGATTATTCCGAGGGCATGGCTTACGATATCGCCGATCGTTACGTGAAGGAGAATCCGGAGATGACGGCGGTATTTTGCGCGAGCGACTTGATGGCTATCGGATTTATGAAGCGCTGCCGCGAATTGGGCATCCGCATTCCGGAAGATCTGTCCGTCATTGGCTTCGATGATATTGTGCTGTCGGACTATACGACACCGCGGCTGACGACAATCCGCCAAAATTTCAAAGGCATTGCGATGGCAGCCTTCGACCACGCCGTGCAAATTATCGAACACAAGGAGCGGGGAAAACATATCACCATTTCATATGAGCGAATTGACAGAGAATCGGTAAGGATGCTATAA